The following are encoded in a window of Kitasatospora fiedleri genomic DNA:
- a CDS encoding histidinol-phosphate transaminase: MTKIDDLPVRDELRGQSPYGAPQLDVPVQLNTNENPYPLPEPLVARIAERVAEAARQLNRYPDRDAVELRTGLAAYLSDTTGFPVSKDQVWAANGSNEVLQQLLQTFGGPGRTAIGFEPSYSMHALIARGTGTGWVSGPRGEDFTIDLDAARAAIAELRPDVVFVCSPNNPTGTAVAADTVLALYEAAQAAGPSMVVVDEAYVEFSHRASLLPLLEGRPNLVISRTMSKAFGAAGLRLGYLAADPAVVDAVQLVRLPYHLSAVTQATALACLEHTDTLLGYVDRLKSERDRVVLALRGLGLDVTDSDANFIQFGRFADTHAVWQAILDQGVLIRDNGVPGWLRVTAGTPAENDAFLSAVSLATKEL; encoded by the coding sequence GTGACGAAGATCGACGACCTCCCCGTCCGCGACGAGCTGCGCGGCCAGTCCCCGTACGGCGCACCGCAGTTGGACGTGCCCGTCCAGCTGAACACCAACGAGAACCCGTACCCGCTGCCCGAGCCGCTGGTGGCCCGGATCGCCGAGCGGGTCGCCGAAGCCGCCCGGCAGCTCAACCGCTACCCGGACCGGGACGCGGTCGAGCTGCGCACCGGCCTGGCGGCGTACCTGAGCGACACCACCGGCTTCCCGGTCAGCAAGGACCAGGTGTGGGCCGCCAACGGCTCCAACGAGGTGCTCCAGCAGCTGCTGCAGACCTTCGGCGGGCCCGGCCGCACCGCGATCGGCTTCGAGCCCTCGTACTCGATGCACGCCCTGATCGCCCGCGGCACCGGCACCGGCTGGGTCTCCGGCCCGCGGGGCGAGGACTTCACCATCGACCTGGACGCGGCCCGGGCGGCCATCGCCGAGCTGCGCCCGGACGTGGTCTTCGTCTGCTCGCCGAACAACCCGACCGGTACCGCCGTCGCGGCCGACACCGTGCTCGCCCTGTACGAGGCCGCGCAGGCCGCCGGGCCCAGCATGGTGGTGGTCGACGAGGCGTACGTCGAGTTCTCGCACCGCGCCTCGCTGCTGCCGCTGCTCGAAGGCCGCCCGAACCTGGTGATCAGCCGCACCATGTCCAAGGCGTTCGGCGCGGCCGGCCTGCGGCTGGGCTACCTGGCCGCCGACCCGGCCGTGGTGGACGCGGTGCAGCTGGTCCGGCTGCCCTACCACCTGTCGGCCGTCACCCAGGCCACCGCGCTGGCCTGCCTGGAGCACACCGACACCCTGCTCGGCTACGTCGACCGGCTCAAGTCCGAGCGCGACCGTGTGGTGCTCGCGCTGCGCGGGCTGGGCCTCGACGTCACCGACTCCGACGCCAACTTCATCCAGTTCGGCCGCTTCGCCGACACCCACGCGGTGTGGCAGGCGATCCTCGACCAGGGCGTGCTGATCCGCGACAACGGCGTCCCCGGCTGGCTGCGCGTCACCGCCGGCACCCCCGCCGAGAACGACGCGTTCCTGAGCGCCGTCTCGCTTGCAACCAAGGAGCTGTAA
- the hisB gene encoding imidazoleglycerol-phosphate dehydratase HisB — protein MSRIGRVERTTKETSVLVEIDLDGTGKTDVSTGVGFYDHMLDQLGRHGLFDLTVKTEGDLHIDTHHTIEDTALALGAAFKQALGDKVGIYRFGNCTVPLDESLAQVTVDLSGRPYLVHTEPEQMAPMIGSYDTTMTRHILESFVAQAQVALHVHVPYGRNAHHIVECQFKALARALRYASERDPRAAGILPSTKGAL, from the coding sequence ATGTCCCGCATCGGCCGCGTCGAACGCACCACCAAGGAGACCTCCGTCCTGGTCGAGATCGACCTCGACGGAACCGGCAAGACGGACGTCTCCACGGGCGTCGGCTTCTACGACCACATGCTCGACCAGCTCGGCCGCCACGGCCTCTTCGACCTCACCGTCAAGACCGAGGGCGACCTGCACATCGACACCCACCACACCATCGAGGACACCGCGCTCGCGCTCGGCGCCGCCTTCAAGCAGGCGCTCGGCGACAAGGTCGGCATCTACCGGTTCGGCAACTGCACCGTCCCGCTGGACGAGTCGCTGGCCCAGGTCACCGTCGACCTCTCCGGCCGCCCATACCTGGTGCACACCGAGCCCGAGCAGATGGCCCCGATGATCGGCTCGTACGACACCACGATGACCCGGCACATCCTGGAGTCCTTCGTCGCCCAGGCCCAGGTCGCCCTGCACGTGCACGTCCCGTACGGCCGCAACGCGCACCACATCGTCGAGTGCCAGTTCAAGGCACTGGCCCGGGCGCTGCGCTACGCCTCCGAGCGCGACCCGCGCGCCGCCGGCATCCTGCCCTCCACCAAGGGCGCGCTCTGA
- the hisH gene encoding imidazole glycerol phosphate synthase subunit HisH, with protein sequence MSKNVVVLDYGSGNLRSAQRAVERTGATVTVTSNFQQALDADGLLVPGVGAFEACMRGLRAVRGEQVIGRRLAGGRPVLGICVGMQILFEKGVEHGVETAGCDEWPGTVEPLDAPVVPHMGWNTVDAPADTRMFAGMDADTRFYFVHSYGVRHWVLETHSEKIRAPRVTWATHGQPFVAAVENGPLWATQFHPEKSGDAGAALLTNWVDTL encoded by the coding sequence ATGTCCAAGAACGTCGTGGTGCTGGACTACGGCTCCGGCAACCTGCGCTCCGCCCAGCGTGCCGTCGAGCGCACCGGCGCCACCGTCACCGTCACCTCGAACTTCCAGCAGGCGCTGGACGCCGACGGCCTGCTGGTGCCCGGCGTCGGCGCCTTCGAGGCGTGCATGCGCGGCCTCAGGGCCGTCCGCGGCGAGCAGGTCATCGGCCGCCGGCTGGCCGGCGGCCGCCCGGTGCTCGGCATCTGCGTCGGCATGCAGATCCTGTTCGAGAAGGGCGTCGAGCACGGCGTGGAGACCGCCGGCTGCGACGAGTGGCCCGGCACCGTCGAGCCGCTCGACGCGCCGGTCGTCCCGCACATGGGCTGGAACACCGTCGACGCGCCCGCCGACACCCGGATGTTCGCCGGGATGGACGCCGACACCCGGTTCTACTTCGTGCACTCCTACGGCGTGCGGCACTGGGTGCTGGAGACCCACTCCGAGAAGATCCGCGCCCCCAGGGTCACCTGGGCCACCCACGGGCAGCCGTTCGTCGCCGCCGTGGAGAACGGCCCGCTCTGGGCCACCCAGTTCCACCCCGAGAAGTCCGGCGACGCCGGCGCCGCCCTGCTGACCAACTGGGTCGACACCCTCTGA